A region of Desulfovibrio sp. DNA encodes the following proteins:
- a CDS encoding ABC transporter permease, producing the protein MATAGSQQFNWVKLKKKIFSRSAYRGILSIIIFTVLWEICSRLNAPIIGNVPPPSAVLAALGKQLVSVEYWLSWRDSFVRILSGFAIAQVLGIPMGLLLGVNRTARELIYPLFEIMRPIPPLAWVPVAVIFWPTTELSMMFVTFLGAFFTMVLNIVGGARSIDSRYVRAAHSLGSTRSDIFWRVMLPATLPSIVVGMTVGMGITWAVVVAAEMIASRSGLGFLTWRAYVAGEYPLIVIGMMSIGIAGYISSALIRLIGSRLTPWLRVY; encoded by the coding sequence ATGGCAACAGCAGGCAGCCAACAGTTCAATTGGGTCAAGCTCAAGAAGAAGATATTCAGCAGGTCAGCATACCGCGGTATCTTGTCCATCATCATATTCACGGTGTTGTGGGAGATATGCTCGCGCCTGAATGCGCCCATCATCGGCAACGTCCCACCTCCATCGGCCGTCCTGGCCGCCCTGGGCAAGCAGCTCGTCAGCGTGGAGTACTGGTTGTCCTGGCGCGACAGCTTCGTACGCATTCTGTCCGGCTTTGCCATAGCCCAGGTTCTGGGTATTCCGATGGGCCTGCTGCTTGGCGTAAACCGTACCGCCAGGGAGCTCATCTATCCCCTGTTCGAGATCATGCGGCCCATCCCGCCCCTGGCCTGGGTGCCGGTGGCGGTGATCTTCTGGCCGACCACCGAACTCTCCATGATGTTCGTCACCTTCCTCGGTGCCTTCTTCACCATGGTCCTAAACATCGTGGGCGGAGCCCGCAGCATAGACTCCCGCTACGTCCGGGCGGCCCACTCCCTGGGCTCCACGCGTTCGGACATCTTCTGGCGGGTAATGCTTCCGGCCACCCTGCCCAGCATCGTGGTGGGCATGACCGTGGGAATGGGCATCACCTGGGCCGTGGTTGTAGCCGCGGAAATGATCGCCAGCCGTTCGGGCCTGGGGTTTCTGACCTGGAGAGCATACGTGGCGGGTGAATACCCATTGATCGTTATCGGCATGATGAGCATCGGCATCGCAGGCTACATTTCCTCGGCCCTTATCCGCCTCATCGGCAGCCGCCTGACCCCGTGGTTGCGGGTCTACTAA
- a CDS encoding ABC transporter ATP-binding protein → MSQTQLTAGMGAGEMVVTNVSKGFGLGPLHQQVLCNCSFTLEKGKLTVLIGPSGCGKSTLVNVLAGYEAPDTGTVCLDGKSVSEPGPDRLVVFQETALFPWMTTYENVSYGPRVQRKLPEEVFAKETMKLLELVGLQDFKDKYPSQLSGGMQRRAELVRAMINQPKVMLMDEPFRGLDAMTRALMQEYYVRLFEEHRGTNLFVTSELEEAIFLADRLLILTNRPASVKKEIEVCLPRPREFSMLTSKAYQDCKMEALELLHEEAMKSFASGAVNAADFLEACSQMGQDQAVPSCKADESGSPRH, encoded by the coding sequence ATGAGCCAGACCCAACTGACCGCCGGCATGGGCGCCGGAGAAATGGTGGTGACGAACGTTTCCAAGGGCTTCGGCCTTGGCCCCTTGCACCAGCAGGTGCTGTGCAACTGCTCCTTCACCCTGGAGAAAGGCAAGCTGACCGTGCTCATCGGGCCCTCGGGCTGCGGGAAAAGCACCCTGGTCAACGTGCTGGCCGGGTATGAAGCTCCGGACACCGGCACTGTCTGCCTGGATGGCAAAAGTGTTTCCGAACCGGGCCCGGACCGTCTGGTGGTGTTTCAGGAAACCGCGCTGTTCCCCTGGATGACCACCTATGAAAACGTGAGCTACGGCCCGCGCGTGCAACGCAAGCTCCCGGAAGAGGTGTTCGCCAAGGAGACCATGAAGCTCCTGGAACTCGTTGGTCTCCAGGACTTCAAGGACAAATACCCATCTCAGCTCTCCGGCGGCATGCAGCGCAGGGCCGAACTGGTCCGAGCCATGATCAACCAGCCCAAGGTGATGCTCATGGACGAGCCCTTCCGGGGCCTGGACGCCATGACCCGTGCACTCATGCAGGAGTACTACGTCCGCCTGTTCGAGGAGCACCGGGGAACCAACCTCTTTGTCACCTCCGAGCTTGAGGAGGCCATCTTCCTGGCCGACAGGCTGCTCATTCTCACTAACAGGCCAGCCAGCGTGAAGAAAGAGATCGAAGTGTGCCTGCCAAGGCCACGCGAATTCAGCATGCTTACCTCCAAAGCCTACCAGGATTGCAAGATGGAGGCCCTGGAGCTTCTCCACGAAGAGGCCATGAAGTCCTTCGCCTCGGGTGCCGTCAACGCCGCGGACTTCCTGGAAGCCTGCTCCCAGATGGGCCAGGACCAGGCCGTGCCTTCATGCAAGGCGGACGAAAGCGGTTCCCCAAGGCACTAG